Proteins encoded together in one Acholeplasma hippikon window:
- a CDS encoding ABC transporter permease, with translation MRTVKILSVILLIGLILLSLSIDARLDVNLFSILSFDKEAIEILLISRIPRTLTIILTASALSVAGLIMQSIGRNKFVSPGTIGTTQAATLGILISYLFMPTIPIWGKFIFSFGFSMISSFVFLHFISKIQFKNEIYVPLIGMMFGSLIGSISMVIAQATKTEQILAFIGLGSFVNKTVGTYEMILLTVPALILSIIYATRFNIASLGKDFANNLGVNYSRVTFMGLLIVSVISASTFIVVGPLPFLGLIVPNIISIYFGDKLNKNIIYMMIFGSIFVLTCDLISRTFFLLTTGEYYELAVGFTMGIIGSIIFLYLLLRGKKHA, from the coding sequence ATGCGAACAGTAAAAATCTTATCGGTAATTTTATTAATTGGTTTAATATTATTATCGTTAAGTATTGATGCAAGATTAGATGTGAATCTGTTTTCGATATTATCTTTTGACAAAGAAGCGATTGAAATTTTACTAATATCAAGAATTCCAAGAACATTAACAATTATACTTACAGCAAGTGCTTTGTCAGTTGCTGGTTTAATCATGCAATCAATTGGTCGTAACAAATTCGTTTCTCCGGGTACTATTGGTACCACACAAGCTGCAACACTTGGTATATTAATTAGTTATTTATTTATGCCAACAATACCTATTTGGGGAAAATTCATTTTCTCATTTGGCTTTTCTATGATTTCAAGTTTTGTTTTCCTACATTTCATTAGTAAAATACAATTTAAAAATGAAATCTATGTGCCTTTAATTGGAATGATGTTTGGTTCGTTAATTGGTTCAATTTCTATGGTCATTGCACAAGCAACGAAAACTGAACAAATTCTAGCATTTATTGGCTTAGGAAGTTTTGTTAATAAAACAGTTGGTACTTATGAAATGATTTTATTAACTGTACCGGCATTAATTCTTTCAATTATATATGCTACAAGGTTTAATATTGCATCTTTAGGTAAAGATTTTGCGAATAACTTAGGCGTTAACTATAGTAGAGTAACCTTTATGGGTCTATTGATTGTATCTGTAATCTCAGCCTCAACTTTTATTGTGGTTGGCCCATTACCATTTTTAGGTTTAATTGTACCAAATATCATCTCTATTTATTTTGGAGATAAGTTAAATAAAAACATTATATATATGATGATTTTTGGTAGTATCTTTGTCTTAACATGTGATTTAATCTCAAGGACATTCTTCCTTTTAACAACAGGCGAATACTATGAATTAGCTGTTGGATTTACCATGGGTATTATTGGGTCAATTATTTTCTTATACCTTTTATTAAGAGGTAAGAAACATGCGTAA
- a CDS encoding iron chelate uptake ABC transporter family permease subunit, which yields MRKKYWILGIIATVGIILYMLAWIASQFNLIIFNLSDPARAPYFWKNVLDILSRRGIQVTALIIASVLISMSTLTFQTLTSNRIVTPSLLGLDAIYVVIQTTIVFFVSYLGGLISNAPLNFLFSVVVMSGSTILLYTFFMKKHKKNLLLLLLVGMVISTLASNYSTFLQILMDPDAFQTVAQLTSVSIVSIETSLVFVALPIAIVIGYFFFKKSSVYDVMSLGEFQAKNLGINYQNETYKTLILISLAISITTALVGPLAFLGLISVNAAKEMFKKYQHKTLFITSCLISLICLVLGQAIIELTGYKTTVTTVINLIGGIYMINLIVKEHKL from the coding sequence ATGCGTAAAAAATATTGGATTTTAGGCATTATAGCAACAGTAGGAATTATCTTATATATGCTTGCCTGGATTGCTTCACAATTTAATTTAATTATTTTTAATTTATCAGACCCAGCAAGAGCACCATATTTTTGGAAAAATGTTTTAGATATCTTAAGTAGACGAGGCATTCAAGTAACTGCACTTATCATTGCCTCTGTCTTAATCAGTATGTCAACCTTAACTTTCCAAACATTAACATCAAACCGAATTGTAACGCCTTCATTATTAGGATTAGATGCGATTTATGTTGTGATTCAAACAACGATTGTCTTTTTTGTATCGTATTTAGGTGGATTAATATCAAATGCACCACTTAACTTTTTATTTAGTGTTGTTGTGATGTCGGGATCAACCATTCTGCTTTATACATTCTTCATGAAAAAGCATAAAAAGAATTTATTGTTACTTTTATTAGTTGGGATGGTTATATCAACCTTGGCTTCTAACTACTCAACTTTTTTACAAATTTTAATGGATCCGGATGCATTTCAAACAGTTGCACAATTAACAAGTGTTTCGATTGTGAGTATTGAGACTTCATTAGTATTTGTAGCCTTACCGATTGCGATTGTTATTGGATATTTCTTCTTTAAAAAATCAAGTGTTTATGATGTGATGAGTTTAGGAGAATTCCAAGCTAAAAATTTAGGAATTAATTATCAAAATGAAACTTATAAAACATTAATTTTAATTAGTTTAGCAATCTCAATTACAACAGCACTTGTTGGACCGCTTGCATTCCTTGGATTAATCAGTGTGAATGCTGCCAAAGAAATGTTTAAAAAATATCAACATAAAACATTATTTATTACATCATGTTTAATTTCTCTGATTTGTCTAGTTTTAGGACAGGCAATCATTGAATTAACAGGATATAAAACAACCGTTACAACCGTTATTAATTTAATTGGTGGTATCTATATGATCAATCTTATTGTAAAGGAGCATAAGTTATGA
- a CDS encoding iron ABC transporter ATP-binding protein, with protein MIVLENVNQSYGTKDVLKNINVSIPENKITAIIGPNGAGKSTLFNAISRMIPIKTGSIKIDGIEINQKGLNVSKLISVLKQQNHFNLKLTAYELISFGRYPHSKGKLNENCIQKIEEVIKYLKLESVRNQYIDTLSGGQLQRVLLAMILVQDTKYILLDEPLNNLDMKYAVEMMLLLQKFVEELGKTIVVVMHDINIASTFCDHVIAIKDGEVAYDGNINDMMHTDVLNNVYDHQFCIREVDGKKICVFHNIEKNL; from the coding sequence ATGATAGTTTTAGAAAATGTTAATCAAAGCTATGGAACAAAAGATGTTTTAAAAAACATCAATGTAAGTATTCCTGAAAATAAGATTACAGCAATTATTGGACCAAATGGAGCCGGTAAGTCAACCTTATTTAATGCCATTAGTCGTATGATTCCAATTAAAACAGGTTCAATTAAAATTGATGGTATTGAGATTAATCAAAAAGGCTTAAATGTTTCAAAACTAATCTCAGTTTTAAAACAACAAAATCATTTCAATTTAAAATTAACTGCATATGAATTAATTTCATTTGGTAGATATCCTCACTCTAAGGGTAAATTAAATGAAAACTGTATTCAAAAAATTGAAGAAGTTATTAAATATTTAAAATTAGAGAGTGTGAGAAATCAATATATTGATACATTATCTGGAGGACAACTTCAACGTGTGCTACTTGCAATGATATTAGTTCAAGATACAAAGTATATTTTATTAGATGAGCCACTGAATAACTTAGATATGAAGTATGCTGTTGAAATGATGTTACTCTTACAAAAATTTGTTGAAGAATTAGGTAAGACAATTGTTGTTGTTATGCATGATATTAATATTGCATCTACATTCTGTGATCATGTAATCGCGATTAAAGATGGTGAAGTAGCCTATGATGGTAACATCAATGATATGATGCATACAGATGTGTTAAATAATGTATATGATCATCAATTCTGTATTAGAGAAGTTGATGGTAAAAAGATTTGTGTATTCCATAATATAGAAAAAAACTTATAA
- a CDS encoding ABC transporter substrate-binding protein: MKKIVLSVLTLVGIMFLGACNLNIGESDLPREDIEITHTVTIDGVRTEVTETFTTNPRVVATFALEFSDIMLELGLNKAGITVFGLSKGENLTESLAEFSGNKYPNVGTLFEPNHDALTLMMPDLIILGGRAASQYSDLKQRYPNADILDISNANPYYFEKQKEIYQNLGKIFTNIKDDLNQYITSFETSFNEIKTNFPDKNVLFLMVNGDTISQFGKNSRYDFIYSELGMIPADANGSILEAHGKTVNAEYISAVNPDIILVFDRAQATGESTGSINNLMNNALVKGTKAGKNGDIYILDPYAWYILPGGIRSTLSMIHDLQQVLS; the protein is encoded by the coding sequence ATGAAAAAAATAGTTTTAAGTGTTTTAACACTAGTAGGAATCATGTTTTTAGGAGCATGCAACTTAAATATTGGTGAATCTGATTTACCAAGAGAAGATATAGAAATTACCCATACAGTGACAATTGATGGCGTAAGAACCGAAGTAACTGAAACTTTTACGACAAACCCAAGAGTGGTCGCGACATTTGCTTTAGAATTTTCTGATATTATGCTAGAACTAGGCTTAAATAAAGCAGGAATTACTGTGTTTGGATTATCTAAGGGAGAGAATTTAACAGAATCTCTTGCTGAATTTTCAGGAAATAAGTATCCAAATGTAGGTACGTTATTTGAACCAAATCATGATGCATTAACATTAATGATGCCAGATTTAATTATTTTAGGTGGAAGAGCTGCAAGTCAGTATAGTGACTTAAAACAACGTTATCCAAATGCTGATATCTTAGATATTTCTAATGCAAACCCATATTATTTCGAAAAGCAAAAAGAAATTTATCAAAATTTAGGAAAGATTTTTACAAATATTAAAGATGATTTAAATCAATATATTACATCATTTGAAACATCATTCAACGAAATTAAGACAAACTTCCCAGATAAGAATGTTTTATTCTTAATGGTAAATGGTGATACAATTTCACAATTTGGGAAGAACTCAAGATATGATTTTATTTATTCTGAATTAGGAATGATTCCTGCAGATGCAAATGGTTCTATCTTAGAAGCACACGGTAAAACAGTGAATGCTGAATATATTTCAGCAGTAAATCCTGATATCATTTTAGTGTTTGATCGAGCACAAGCAACAGGTGAATCTACTGGTTCAATCAATAATTTAATGAATAATGCATTAGTGAAGGGGACAAAAGCAGGTAAAAACGGAGATATTTATATCCTTGACCCTTATGCATGGTACATTTTACCTGGTGGAATTCGTTCAACTTTAAGCATGATTCATGATTTACAACAAGTTTTATCATAA
- the secG gene encoding preprotein translocase subunit SecG: MMFPDWIILITSFIMVAVSALQISKDDVMDAFTGSNQDLFKNGKKVYGAELVLNRIMLVGSIVFFAMVIWSNSIDRFFN; the protein is encoded by the coding sequence ATGATGTTTCCTGATTGGATTATTTTAATAACAAGTTTTATTATGGTTGCTGTTTCTGCATTACAAATTTCAAAAGATGATGTAATGGATGCATTTACAGGAAGCAATCAAGATTTATTTAAGAACGGTAAAAAAGTTTATGGGGCTGAGTTAGTATTAAACAGAATCATGCTTGTTGGATCAATTGTATTCTTCGCGATGGTTATCTGGAGTAACTCAATCGATAGATTCTTTAACTAG
- a CDS encoding RsmE family RNA methyltransferase translates to MQRYFLDKNDQFNKDDLHHIVNVMRFKTDDEVEICKDGVCHLAKLQINNKEVSFFRLNRLVDNFTKDITLVQGLPKGEKLETVTKYATLFGARNICFVPMARSIAKLANIDHKLERLKKISKEASELSKRSEIPSINFFNSLKDMDVKDSLVIVADEYEKTKTLKDVLDKHNFNKIIIVIGPEGGIDEKDRKILDLMHAQYITLGLTILPTELAHIPVLNQLYL, encoded by the coding sequence ATGCAAAGATATTTTTTAGATAAAAATGACCAATTTAATAAAGATGATCTGCACCACATCGTAAATGTGATGCGATTTAAAACAGACGATGAAGTTGAAATTTGTAAAGATGGTGTTTGCCATTTAGCTAAATTGCAAATTAACAATAAAGAAGTGTCATTTTTTAGATTAAATCGTTTAGTTGATAATTTCACGAAAGATATCACATTAGTTCAAGGATTACCTAAGGGTGAAAAGTTAGAAACTGTTACAAAATATGCAACGCTATTTGGTGCAAGAAATATATGCTTTGTTCCAATGGCAAGAAGTATTGCAAAACTAGCGAATATCGATCATAAATTAGAACGTTTAAAAAAAATTAGTAAAGAAGCTTCAGAGTTATCTAAAAGAAGTGAAATACCAAGTATTAACTTCTTTAATTCATTAAAAGACATGGATGTTAAAGATAGTTTAGTTATTGTTGCAGACGAATATGAAAAAACAAAAACATTAAAAGATGTATTAGATAAGCATAATTTTAATAAAATTATTATAGTGATTGGACCTGAAGGTGGAATCGATGAAAAAGATAGAAAAATCTTAGATTTGATGCATGCTCAATACATTACACTAGGTTTAACAATACTTCCTACGGAATTAGCCCATATTCCTGTCTTAAATCAACTATATTTATAA
- the rpsU gene encoding 30S ribosomal protein S21 produces MPKTEVRKGETIEDALRRFKRNVSKDGTLAEARKREFYVKPGVDRRMRAKAAKSKKR; encoded by the coding sequence ATGCCTAAAACAGAAGTACGCAAAGGTGAAACAATTGAAGATGCTTTACGTCGTTTTAAACGTAACGTTTCAAAAGACGGCACCCTCGCAGAAGCACGTAAGCGCGAATTCTATGTTAAGCCAGGCGTTGATCGTAGAATGAGAGCAAAAGCGGCTAAATCAAAAAAACGCTAA
- a CDS encoding PhoH family protein produces MKLNLKINHVETLQLLVGIEDKNLLVFKAHFGYDVSIYENEIVVAAPESKRELLESIFKTLISLAEHKVILTERDVLYIIKMAEVNELDHIIDLYKSQKKILVAESGKAIVAKTFNQKVYSDALSKYSLVFGIGPAGTGKTYLAVAHAVAALKAGKVKKLILTRPAVEAGEQLGFLPGDLKEKVDPYLIPLYDALYDFLGRTQTDTLLEKGIIEIAPLAYMRGRTLENAFIILDEAQNTTTTQMKMFLTRLGFSSVMVVTGDPTQIDLGYRKESGLKQAIQILGDIEEAKFIYFDKVDVIRHPLVQKILERYEENES; encoded by the coding sequence ATGAAATTAAACCTTAAAATCAATCATGTAGAAACATTACAACTATTAGTAGGTATTGAAGATAAAAATTTATTAGTATTTAAAGCTCATTTTGGTTATGACGTTTCAATCTATGAAAATGAGATTGTAGTAGCAGCACCAGAAAGTAAACGTGAGTTATTAGAAAGTATTTTTAAGACGTTAATTAGTTTAGCTGAACACAAAGTCATCTTAACTGAACGTGATGTGTTATACATCATTAAAATGGCTGAAGTAAATGAGTTAGACCATATTATTGATTTATATAAATCTCAAAAGAAAATATTAGTTGCTGAATCAGGTAAGGCAATTGTTGCAAAAACGTTTAATCAAAAAGTATATAGTGATGCATTAAGCAAATATTCACTAGTCTTTGGGATTGGACCAGCAGGTACAGGTAAAACATATCTAGCAGTTGCACATGCAGTCGCTGCACTCAAAGCGGGTAAAGTTAAAAAATTAATTCTAACACGTCCAGCAGTTGAAGCAGGTGAACAATTAGGATTTTTACCTGGTGACTTAAAAGAGAAGGTTGATCCCTATTTAATTCCTTTATATGATGCGTTATATGATTTCTTAGGTAGAACACAAACGGATACGTTACTTGAAAAAGGAATTATTGAGATTGCGCCTCTTGCCTATATGAGAGGTAGAACATTAGAAAATGCCTTCATTATTCTAGACGAGGCACAAAATACAACAACCACACAAATGAAAATGTTTTTAACCCGTTTAGGTTTCTCATCGGTTATGGTTGTTACTGGAGACCCTACACAAATTGACTTAGGATATCGTAAAGAATCTGGATTGAAACAAGCCATTCAAATCTTAGGAGATATTGAAGAAGCTAAATTTATTTATTTTGATAAAGTCGATGTCATTAGACATCCATTAGTACAAAAAATCTTAGAAAGATACGAAGAAAATGAAAGTTGA
- the ybeY gene encoding rRNA maturation RNase YbeY → MKVEFHNQTEENVTKVKTLIRGIFKTIEADKNMQVIFVSPDTIQEINRTYRDKDKVTDVISFPNDDEMDDSFGDIFICLDRAREQASEYGHSFEREVGFLSVHGYLHLIGYDHQTKEEEIEMFTKQEEILAKANLKREVVK, encoded by the coding sequence ATGAAAGTTGAATTCCATAACCAAACAGAAGAAAATGTAACAAAGGTAAAGACCTTAATTAGAGGCATCTTCAAGACAATTGAAGCTGACAAGAATATGCAAGTTATTTTTGTAAGTCCTGATACAATTCAAGAAATTAACAGAACTTACCGAGATAAAGATAAAGTTACAGATGTCATTTCATTCCCAAATGATGATGAAATGGATGACTCTTTTGGTGATATCTTTATTTGTTTAGATCGTGCTAGAGAACAAGCCAGTGAGTACGGACATTCATTCGAAAGAGAAGTTGGTTTCTTATCTGTTCATGGATATCTTCACTTAATTGGCTATGATCATCAAACAAAAGAAGAAGAAATTGAAATGTTTACAAAACAAGAAGAAATTCTTGCAAAAGCAAACTTAAAAAGAGAGGTAGTTAAATGA
- the cdd gene encoding cytidine deaminase: protein MNIQEALKARERAYVPYSRFKVGAAILLKDGTIIHGCNIENGSYPLGNCAERSALFSLISQGYDPKDIVEITVIGEGPKPISPCGGCRQVMHELIPHTAKVFLANLNGDIKETTVTELLPYGFDLEEARK, encoded by the coding sequence ATGAATATTCAAGAAGCTTTAAAAGCTCGTGAAAGAGCGTATGTTCCATATTCAAGATTCAAAGTAGGTGCTGCAATTTTATTAAAAGATGGCACGATTATTCACGGATGCAACATAGAAAACGGTAGTTATCCTTTAGGTAACTGCGCTGAAAGAAGTGCATTATTCTCATTAATCTCTCAAGGATATGATCCAAAAGACATCGTTGAAATTACAGTCATTGGAGAAGGTCCTAAACCTATTTCTCCATGTGGTGGATGCCGTCAAGTGATGCACGAATTAATCCCACATACAGCTAAAGTCTTTTTAGCAAATTTAAATGGTGATATCAAAGAAACAACAGTTACTGAATTACTACCTTACGGTTTTGATTTAGAGGAAGCAAGAAAATAA
- the era gene encoding GTPase Era — translation MGKSGFITIVGKPNVGKSTLLNALVGEKIAITSPKVQTTRYRITGILNEDDNQFIFIDTPGMHKPSHSLGKQMDKAATEAMADVDCVLWVVDQPFKKSDEFILNRIKHEGLPTILVINKIDELEKKSDIDEIIISFMGKYEFDEIIPVSAKDKTHFVHLKNAILKHLYEGPQFYPEDYVTDQSKDARMAELIREKILYATEQEVPHSVAVMIETMKVNEELNTLDVDALIIVERDSQKGIIIGKNGEMLKKIGTQARKEINKIFDLKVHLTLWVKVKKDWRNDPQTVTRYGYGD, via the coding sequence ATGGGAAAATCAGGATTTATAACAATTGTTGGTAAACCTAATGTTGGTAAATCAACACTTTTAAATGCACTAGTCGGTGAAAAGATTGCGATCACATCACCTAAAGTACAAACAACTAGATATCGTATTACAGGCATTTTAAATGAAGATGACAATCAATTCATCTTTATTGATACACCTGGTATGCACAAACCAAGTCATTCGTTAGGTAAACAAATGGATAAAGCAGCAACAGAAGCAATGGCCGATGTTGACTGTGTTTTATGGGTTGTTGACCAACCATTTAAAAAATCTGATGAATTTATTTTAAATCGTATTAAACATGAAGGTCTGCCAACGATTTTAGTCATCAACAAAATTGATGAATTAGAAAAAAAATCAGATATTGATGAAATTATTATTTCATTCATGGGTAAATACGAATTTGATGAAATTATTCCAGTTTCAGCAAAAGATAAGACACACTTTGTGCATTTGAAGAATGCAATTTTAAAACATCTTTATGAAGGTCCACAATTCTATCCAGAGGATTATGTGACTGACCAATCAAAAGATGCAAGAATGGCAGAATTAATTAGAGAAAAAATTCTTTATGCCACTGAACAAGAAGTACCACACTCAGTTGCTGTTATGATTGAAACCATGAAAGTTAATGAGGAATTAAACACATTAGATGTGGATGCCTTAATCATTGTTGAACGTGACAGTCAAAAAGGTATTATCATTGGTAAAAACGGTGAGATGCTTAAAAAGATTGGTACGCAAGCGAGAAAAGAAATTAACAAGATTTTCGATTTAAAAGTACATTTAACATTATGGGTTAAAGTAAAGAAAGATTGGAGAAATGATCCTCAAACGGTAACACGTTACGGATATGGTGACTAA
- the recO gene encoding DNA repair protein RecO, which produces MVTNLEGIVTSVQSYLENDRLVFVYTPIGNLTLIAKGSQKLTSSSRILAQYLNLIEFKETPNKSMFTLKEGVIKNDFLEIKKSYEVTELASIMTMLIKKYVTPEDDHASIFELLKNAMINFKREAVLSFGFKLLRRLGYHLNLKPDGRNIKGFNLRESRLVYVGENTTIDLNLEESLILLKLSYMTYDKIDRIEDVNFFKLKSFMYDYYEYHMDERMNRR; this is translated from the coding sequence ATGGTGACTAATTTGGAAGGTATTGTAACAAGTGTTCAAAGTTATTTAGAAAACGACCGCTTAGTTTTTGTGTATACACCAATAGGCAATTTAACCTTAATTGCGAAGGGAAGCCAAAAACTAACAAGTTCTTCAAGAATACTTGCTCAATATTTAAATCTAATAGAATTTAAAGAAACACCAAATAAATCAATGTTTACATTGAAAGAAGGTGTGATTAAAAATGACTTTTTAGAAATTAAGAAAAGTTATGAGGTAACCGAACTTGCAAGTATCATGACGATGCTTATTAAAAAGTATGTCACACCAGAAGATGATCATGCAAGTATCTTTGAATTATTAAAAAATGCAATGATAAACTTTAAACGAGAAGCAGTTTTGTCCTTTGGATTTAAACTGCTTCGTCGCTTAGGGTATCATTTAAACTTAAAGCCTGATGGCAGAAACATAAAAGGATTTAATTTAAGAGAATCTAGACTCGTCTATGTGGGTGAAAATACGACAATTGACCTAAATTTAGAAGAATCTTTAATTTTATTAAAACTCTCTTATATGACCTATGATAAAATAGATAGGATAGAGGACGTTAATTTTTTTAAATTAAAGTCTTTTATGTATGATTATTATGAATATCACATGGATGAACGAATGAATCGGAGATAG
- a CDS encoding glycine--tRNA ligase, translating into MVTLEYLVQYAKQTGFIFQGSEIYGGLANTWDYGPLGTNLKKNIKEAWLKKFLRQGPNIVGLDSSILLNPLVWQASGHLSGFSDPLIENKTSNQRYRADKLILEHDPNAKPDGWTLEQMYQYIIDNKIKDPVSGTTDWLPIRKFNMMFKTFQGVVEDTANEVYLRPETAQGIFINFKNIQRTTRKKVPFGVAQVGKSFRNEITPGNFIFRTREFEQMELEFFCKPGTEIEWFNWWLEYMKQFLLNLGIKEENLKFEPHAKEALSHYSNATTDIEFKYPWGFDELWGLASRTSFDLTQHQNLSKEDMTYLDPETNERYIPYVVEPAVGVERLALVFLLNGLEEQELPGGDSRQLLRIHPALAPYKAAILPLMKKDHGAKADEIYKKLAENFDVVYDETQNIGKRYRRQDAIGTPFCITVDHQTMEDNTVTVRFRDTMEQIRMDVDKLESFIRESLKF; encoded by the coding sequence ATGGTAACTTTAGAATATCTTGTTCAATATGCAAAACAAACTGGTTTTATTTTTCAGGGTTCTGAAATTTATGGCGGTTTAGCAAACACTTGGGACTACGGTCCATTAGGTACAAACCTAAAGAAAAATATTAAAGAAGCTTGGTTAAAAAAATTCTTAAGACAAGGACCAAATATCGTTGGACTTGACTCATCAATTTTATTAAATCCATTAGTATGGCAAGCAAGTGGACACTTATCAGGTTTCTCTGATCCACTAATCGAAAACAAAACATCTAATCAACGTTATCGTGCAGATAAGTTAATTTTAGAACATGATCCAAATGCAAAACCAGATGGTTGGACATTAGAACAAATGTACCAATACATTATCGACAACAAAATTAAAGATCCAGTATCAGGTACAACTGACTGGTTACCAATTAGAAAGTTCAACATGATGTTTAAAACTTTCCAAGGTGTTGTTGAAGATACAGCAAACGAAGTATATCTTCGTCCCGAAACTGCACAAGGTATTTTCATTAACTTTAAAAATATCCAAAGAACAACACGTAAAAAAGTTCCGTTTGGCGTTGCACAAGTTGGTAAATCATTTAGAAATGAAATTACTCCGGGTAACTTTATTTTCAGAACGCGTGAATTTGAACAAATGGAATTAGAATTCTTCTGTAAACCAGGAACTGAAATTGAATGGTTCAACTGGTGGTTAGAATACATGAAACAATTTTTATTAAACTTAGGAATCAAAGAAGAAAACCTAAAATTTGAACCACATGCAAAAGAAGCATTATCACACTATTCAAATGCAACAACTGACATTGAATTCAAATACCCTTGGGGCTTTGATGAATTATGGGGATTAGCAAGTAGAACTTCATTTGACTTAACTCAACACCAAAACTTATCTAAAGAAGATATGACTTATTTAGACCCAGAAACAAACGAACGTTATATTCCTTATGTTGTTGAACCAGCAGTAGGGGTTGAGCGTCTAGCATTAGTCTTCTTATTAAATGGTTTAGAAGAACAAGAACTTCCTGGTGGTGATTCACGTCAATTATTAAGAATCCACCCTGCATTAGCTCCATATAAAGCAGCCATCTTACCTTTAATGAAGAAAGACCATGGCGCTAAGGCTGATGAAATTTATAAGAAATTAGCAGAAAACTTTGATGTTGTTTACGATGAAACTCAAAACATTGGTAAGAGATATCGTAGACAAGATGCAATTGGTACACCATTCTGTATTACTGTTGACCATCAAACAATGGAAGATAATACAGTAACTGTTCGTTTTAGAGATACAATGGAACAAATTAGAATGGATGTAGACAAATTAGAATCATTCATCAGAGAATCATTAAAATTCTAA